GAAGACATCGAGATCTTGTGGTAAACCAACTCCGTAGTCACGAACGGAAACTTGCACCAGAGATTCCCCTTTGGACTCCACCAAGTGCGATTCCACTTCAATCACGCGCTGCGGATTACTATCGTCAATCGCGTCGGTCGCATTGCTGATTAAGTTGGTCAATACTTGCTCAATTTGAATTTTATCGACAAAAACCCCGGGAAGCGAATCAGCAAGATCAATCTTTACTTCGACCGCTTGTTCTTCCAACAGCGGTCCAAGCAGTGCAATCGAATCATTCAGCAAATCCGCAATTGGAACCGACTCGACTTTCGGCGCAGCGCGGCTTACGTAATTGCGTAATCGCTTGATAATCTCGGCGGCCCTTCTTGATTGCTGACCAATGCGCGAGACACATTGACTGACACTTGGCAGGTCGATGTTATCAGGATTCTTTAGCAGGTTCTCACATGTCCCGGCATAATTTGAAATAGCATACAGTGGTTGATTGACCTCATGAGCCAATCCGGCGACCAATTCGCCCATCGCCGTCAGTCGCAGGAAATGCGCAAGTTCAGCGTTCCGTTTGCGAATTTCCTCTTCGGCGTTCACTTTTTCAGTAATATCGTGCACCACACCCACGACGTGGGCACTTTGACTATCCGAAACATGCACCGGGGAAATCGATATCTCTACCCAGCGGTACTCATCCTTTTCAGTCAGAATCCGAATCGTGTCGCGTACCGGTTGCCTTCTGAGAATTGCGTTCACGATGAGATGAAAGCGTGTTTCGTAACGCGAATCGCAACGAATGACATCCAATCCTTCTTGCCGCACTGAATCGCGTGTGCAACCAAGGATTTCGAGAAATGCCTTGTTGCAGTCGACGACGTAGATCTTGCCTTGGGACAACTGAACGATGAAGATCCCATCGCTGGCCGAGGCAATTGCGCGATCACGAATTCGCATTTCTGTCTCTGCTTCTTTGCGAAGCGTGATGTCTTGAAACACGTACTGCGTGGCCTCTTGACCGTAATAATCGACGGCCGTGGTCATCAGTTCGACGTCGAGAAGACTTCCATCGACTCGGCGGACGACGTATTCATTCATCATTGCCGGTGAACGCACACCGACAACTTCACCGGTATGTTTGGCAAGTGCATCTTCATCTGGGATCGAGAAATCTTCGATCGTTTTACCCACAACTTGCACAGTGGAACTCGCTCCGAGACAGGTCAGCGCCATGCCGTTGGCCAACACGATGCGGCCCTGACACGCGACCACAATCGACATGGGTGAGTGATCGATGATTGCTCGATAACGCTGCTCGCTATTGCGGAGTGCTTCTTCCGCTTCTACTTTCTCGCACTGCAAGCGCCATTCACGGATCGAACGCTTAGCCAAGCGAGGCAGATCGTTGAATCCTCCATCCGACTTGACAACGTAATCGATAGCTCCTCGCTTGAGCATCTCGACCGCGGTTTGCTCGTCACCTTGACTCGTGATGATCATCACCGGGTAACGCTGCATCGGAAGATGGGACTCGATCAGATCCGCGCCCACGCCGTCCGGCAACGAAAGATCAACGATCACGAGATCAGGCAGCTCGGCTTCGATCGCCGCGCGAGCATCTTTCAGCGAGAAACGCGTCGTTAGATCGAAATCCTCCATCTCGGAACGAAAACCACGCATGATCAAGCGTGCGTGGGCGGAGTCATCTTCCACAATCAACAATCGAAGCTTCTTAGCCATGTATGTCCTACCACTGGCTTGAGTCGAGACGATGAGGCAATTCGCCGAGTAAATAAGAAAACACTACTTCTCAGACGCGGGCGTGTGATTCAATTCCGTCCAATAACTTCGGACCGATCGCATCAATTTCACAAAATGCAGATAATCTATCGGCTTTACCAGATAGCTATTAGCAAAACGCTCTGAAGCTCCCCGAACATCCGAATCGGCATCGGACGTCGTCAGCACGACGACAGGAATTTGCTTCAAGACAGGATCCTCCTTAACCCGCTGCAACACCGTCAGACCATCGAACTTGGGGATCCGTAGATCGAGCAGCACCAAGTCAGGCACAATCGTGCTGCCCTGGTACTCGCCGGTATGAAATAAATAGGCCAACGCAGCTTCGCCATCCGACACATGATCAACACAGACCTCGTCGCCAAATTCGCGGAGCGTACGCATCATTAATTTGGCATGAGCCGGATTGTCTTCGACCAAGAGAACTCGGCCACTCTCTCGAACCATCCCTCAAGCCCTTTCTGAATCAATTTACATCGCTTGCAGCAGCATCTTGTGAGGGCTTCACGTGCTCGTCTTCAAGTACCTTAACATACTGATCTTCTGGTATTTGAAGACCATACCGCCTTTCGATCAATATCGTGCCGAACACGAGCAAAATCAACGATGCAAATATCCACGCCAAATCAAAGATGGCAGTGAGAGCGGAAGGAACGGCCAAAAACGGCGTGCAGAACGTGCCAACGATCGCTCCGAGAAGAAAGCCTATGAAAGCACCGGGCCATAAATTTTCGCGAACCCAGCCGACAATAAAGCCGACGATGGCCCCGCAAACAACCATGGCGATGCTCCAAGAAGCCCATTGACCAAGCCCTACAGCCGACCCCGCGACGTCCGTATCTTGAAACGACCGGACAATCGGCACCGCAATGCGCGCAAGTAACGCAGAAAACGCGACGAGCAGCATCAAAAAGATGAGAGGGAACGATTGGCCTCGGAGAAACTTCATAGCGTCTCAGTATCCACCCTTTCGAAGTTTTCCATCAGCGCGGTGGCCCAATTGGTAGAAAGCTTCTGGATCGATGGTGTTAGTAATAAACCGGACGCCTCCATCTCCAAACGCGGTATTTATTCCGCCAGGATGATAGCTGCTAAGTCCACCTACATAGAGCGCTGGATCATTAGGAATCACGCCGAATACCTGACCACCCCCGGTAGCAAAAGCTGGCGCTCCGCTTGCCGCAAAGTCCATGAAGTCCGCTTCCGTCCACTTCTTGGTTTCCTCTTTGGGCTCGCCAGGTGCATCTTCATCGGTCGACTCTTCGTCCGTGGCCTGCTCTTTATCGGTGGTTTCACCTTCCGCTGCGTCACCCTCAGCTTCGATATCGTCATCGTCGTCGGCATCCATTGACCGCATGCCCATCATTGCCTCGTCGTACTCATCCTCATCAAGATACTCGTCTTCTGCGTCGTCAGATGCGTACTCGCTAAAATCGATGCCGAAATCAACTTCTGCTGGCGTGAGATCAAGCGTGTTTAGCCACTCTTTGGAAGTGAACACGTTGGGCAAGGGAATTGCCGAACCCTGGTTGGGCGGCGTACCGGTGTTTCGTAGTGTGGCTCGTGTGCCACTCAACCAACCAAGATTGCTCGAAGGTTCGATGAGAGTTTCAGACAGAAACAATGTGAATGCCAAGCCATCGCTCACGTCGTTGGTCGTGAGGTTCTTGTTCAAGATAAACACGCCACTGTTGGTCGTATTGATGGGCAACTCACAGTGGTTGTGTATCCCAACATATTGCGAAACGGAAACCTTGTCGTTAGCGCGATTCCAAGGACTGGAAGGACAATTCAGAAAGTCTAACTCTAATTCCCGCGGCCCGTTCTGAGCTTTATCGTAGACACTCTTCTTAAAATCGATGTGATCGTAGGTTGTTGAATCACCCATATACGGAAGAATCGCCGAAATCCAGTTGTGATGGTAGCCAACCGGGGCATTTCGAATCGGGCCGGTATCGTTGATGCTCCCGGCGGGGAAGAAGTTATTCGTCGCCTCGTAGTTGTGGACCGACAGAATCAACTGAGCCAAGTTGTTCGCGCACGACATACGACGGGCCGCCTCACGTGCTTGTTGCACCGCCGGAAGCAGCAATGCAATCAATACGCCGATGATGGCAATCACCACCAAGAGTTCCACCAAAGTAAATCCGCGTCGGTAGTTACGGTTCATTTATCTTGCTCCGCCTGAGGGAGTGGTAAGGTCAACTTGAGCGACTCGCGAGAGACACGCGGTAGCTTGTCTCCCAGCTTCACTTGTATCTCGACGTTTCTCAGTTGCTCGTCGTCATGAGGACGAACGGCAATTACGATTTCGGCAGGTCGATCCAATACTCCGGATTCGCCTGAAATGTTCCACGTTTCCCCCTGATAAGCGGGATCACTCTGCAACTGAGCATTGGCGAGTGACACAGCACTTTCAATCAACAGCGCCGTTTGCGGCGTCGCTTGACTTTGCCGCATTTGCGATTGCTGAGTGGTCCGCTGAAGCGAAACGGTCGCAATCAACACGGCCGCTGCCATGGCTACGAGCACGATCACGCCGACAAAACCGTGGCGATGGCAATTTCGGCTTACTGGAATTCGACGCATCATGGCCTCCCCACACTTTGCCGAATGGTAAAAGCTCGACTGGACTGACGATGACGTTGTGGTTCGACTCGAATGAGAACTTGATCCTCTGCCGGCAGCTTGATCGTCACTTGGCAGTTGGGCAGTGCATATCCTTCATGACTGATTACCTTGTCAGCCCCCGCTTCAATGCGTTCCACCTGATTTGGTTTGACAGCGTAAGTAACGTTCGTCAAGGCTTGATCTAGGACGATCGTCTGGGGATCGGTCAGCTTCACCTCGGTTGCTGCTCGCAGATCGTTTCGCAGTTGTGATTCCCACTGCGTGAGACCTCGCTGCAGATTGAGATGCTCCTGCGTCTGACGAGCGTTCCGTTGACTCTGGCTCAAAATGCGGATCGACATCGTCGCGATCACCGTTCCTACGGCCATCACCACGAGTACTTCGATCAGGCTGACACCACGTAGCTTCCTCATGATGGGTCCTCCGTTTCAGTGGACCCATCGGCCGTGAACCGCCAGACCATAAGCCGTTGGGTTGGAAGCTCGCTGGAGTGCGGATTCCAAATCAGTTCATAGCGGTTTCCAGCCACCGGATTGGTTTCCGGATGAACGACAACCTGGAGGGTGCCTGCTGGCAAACCGTCCGCTTCTTCCAAATCACGCCCCCATTCGGTCAACGTATCTTCGGTCAATTGCGAAGTATCCGCCGAGAGAACCCGATCGGCGAGGTTGGTCAGAGTTTGCTCGGCTCGAATTCGCTGATTATCTAATCCAACTCTTAGAGACTGGACGACTTGAATCGAAAGCAATGTCGTCAGCATCGCCCCCAAGATCGCGAGAGCAACGACACACTCGACGACCGAGAGTCCAGGTTTTCGCATTTGTGCGGAAGCGACCATTTGCATTACGCCTAAGA
The genomic region above belongs to Blastopirellula marina and contains:
- a CDS encoding DUF1559 domain-containing protein; its protein translation is MNRNYRRGFTLVELLVVIAIIGVLIALLLPAVQQAREAARRMSCANNLAQLILSVHNYEATNNFFPAGSINDTGPIRNAPVGYHHNWISAILPYMGDSTTYDHIDFKKSVYDKAQNGPRELELDFLNCPSSPWNRANDKVSVSQYVGIHNHCELPINTTNSGVFILNKNLTTNDVSDGLAFTLFLSETLIEPSSNLGWLSGTRATLRNTGTPPNQGSAIPLPNVFTSKEWLNTLDLTPAEVDFGIDFSEYASDDAEDEYLDEDEYDEAMMGMRSMDADDDDDIEAEGDAAEGETTDKEQATDEESTDEDAPGEPKEETKKWTEADFMDFAASGAPAFATGGGQVFGVIPNDPALYVGGLSSYHPGGINTAFGDGGVRFITNTIDPEAFYQLGHRADGKLRKGGY
- a CDS encoding type II secretion system protein J, with product MRKLRGVSLIEVLVVMAVGTVIATMSIRILSQSQRNARQTQEHLNLQRGLTQWESQLRNDLRAATEVKLTDPQTIVLDQALTNVTYAVKPNQVERIEAGADKVISHEGYALPNCQVTIKLPAEDQVLIRVEPQRHRQSSRAFTIRQSVGRP
- a CDS encoding PAS domain S-box protein; this encodes MAKKLRLLIVEDDSAHARLIMRGFRSEMEDFDLTTRFSLKDARAAIEAELPDLVIVDLSLPDGVGADLIESHLPMQRYPVMIITSQGDEQTAVEMLKRGAIDYVVKSDGGFNDLPRLAKRSIREWRLQCEKVEAEEALRNSEQRYRAIIDHSPMSIVVACQGRIVLANGMALTCLGASSTVQVVGKTIEDFSIPDEDALAKHTGEVVGVRSPAMMNEYVVRRVDGSLLDVELMTTAVDYYGQEATQYVFQDITLRKEAETEMRIRDRAIASASDGIFIVQLSQGKIYVVDCNKAFLEILGCTRDSVRQEGLDVIRCDSRYETRFHLIVNAILRRQPVRDTIRILTEKDEYRWVEISISPVHVSDSQSAHVVGVVHDITEKVNAEEEIRKRNAELAHFLRLTAMGELVAGLAHEVNQPLYAISNYAGTCENLLKNPDNIDLPSVSQCVSRIGQQSRRAAEIIKRLRNYVSRAAPKVESVPIADLLNDSIALLGPLLEEQAVEVKIDLADSLPGVFVDKIQIEQVLTNLISNATDAIDDSNPQRVIEVESHLVESKGESLVQVSVRDYGVGLPQDLDVFEAFQSTKETGMGMGLSISRTIIESHGGKIWVEAAPTCGTIFSFTLPTTIQQVTGNADESDRVCH
- a CDS encoding response regulator, giving the protein MVRESGRVLLVEDNPAHAKLMMRTLREFGDEVCVDHVSDGEAALAYLFHTGEYQGSTIVPDLVLLDLRIPKFDGLTVLQRVKEDPVLKQIPVVVLTTSDADSDVRGASERFANSYLVKPIDYLHFVKLMRSVRSYWTELNHTPASEK